TGCCAGGCTGCAGAAGCCCGGACGCCTTCAGCGCCTCCTGGGAGATCATGAGCCGCGGACCGAAGCCTACGCCTGCCACCACCTTGTCAGGCTCGGTGACAATCGCTGCCTTGAGGATGAGGGGCAAATGCCCCAGGGTTACGCGATCCCCGGCCTTCAGACCAAGCCGCGCGAGGAGCACCGGATCCGCGAACGCTCCGTAGGCTCCATCCGTCACACCGAGCGCCTCGCGCGGCAGGGGCGGGTCGGTTTCGAGTGCGCCCAGCGAGGGATAGCGACCATCAACGGCCTTGACCTCCACGAGGGCAGAGCCCTTGTCGCCCGCCACGACCATCGCGCGAAGCGTCGCGACGCTCGACAGGTCGCCACGCGCGGCAAGGAAGGCCTGCTCACTCTCCGTCGCCTCCCGCTGAACAAGCGAGTAGCTGAGGTCTCCGCCCAGGATGAGGCGGCCTTGGGAGGCCAGGCCATCCGTGAGGCTACGTCCAACGGAGCCCACCGCCGCGATCGCCGCGACGCCAAGGGCCACGCAGGCAAGGAAGATCCCGAAGCCACGCAGGCCGCCGCGCATCTCTCTCAGCGCCAGCCTGACGACGAGAGTGAGGCCGGCCCAGCCGGATCGATCAGCAACGAATCCCTGCACGGGGCTGCCTCTCAACGGTTGACGGATGCATGGTCCGCCTCAACCAGGCCGGACCGGAGATGCACAACGCGATCACAACGAGCCGCAAGGCTCGGATCATGGGTCACGAGCACGAGCGTCGCATGGCGATCCCGCTTCAACTCGAACAACAGCTCGACGATGCTGCTCCCCGTCGCCTCGTCGAGATTGCCCGTGGGTTCGTCTGCCACAAGGATCGGCGGATGGCCGACCGTCGCCCGGGCTATGGCGACGCGCTGCTGCTCGCCGCCCGACAACTGGGACGGATAGTGGCTGAGGCGATGGCCGAGTCCCACGCGCTCGAGCGAAGCCGCCGCCCGCTCGAAAGCATCGCGCCCAGCGGCCAGCTCGATCGGTAGGGCGACATTCTCCAGCGCCGTCATCGTAGGCACGAGATGGAAGGACTGGAAAACGATGCCGATGTTGCGGCCGCGGAAGCGCGCCAACGCATCCTCATCAAGGTTCCCGAGCTCCTGGCCCGCGACGATGACCGATCCCTTATCAGCACGTTCAAGGCCCGCCAGCGTCATCAAGAGCGTCGACTTGCCGGAGCCAGAAGGGCCAACCAGACCGATGGCCTCGCCGGGACGTACCGCCAGTGATATGCCTTTCAGAATATGCACGCGAGCAGCGGCATGACCGAGACTGAGGTGGACGTCCGCAAGCTGGATAGCCATATCGGTGGATGCGGTCGGCGCGGCGGCGTTGGCATGGAGTTGTCCTTGCGGCACAATCTGTCCCACCTTGGGCTGTGAAGCGGAAGACGTCAGCCTGTCCTGGAGAGCATTGTGAACAGTGCGCTGATCTGCTTCCACTGTAGGTTCCATACCTTCCGCTCCGCTTCTGCCCACCCGGTCATGCAACGTTCGTCCGCCTTACAGCAAAGGCCCACGCTGCCATCATCACAATCCATCCATCATATCGAGCCCGCCAAGCGCCGGACCATTCCGGACCGCTTCTGTGGGCCCGCGCAGGGTACGGAACGCGCAGGGCCTGTTCTGCCGAGCATACGCCACTGTTCAGACAGCCAACGTCATATGGGAGAGATCGCGTCGTGATCCAATGTTTGTCTCACCTGGCTTCCTCTTTTCGAGGTGTGACAACGCACCTGATAGCCCTCTCACTCGCGCTAACGCTGTGCTTTCCGTTGATGATTTTCCCCGCTCACGCCGCCGAACCGCCCAAGATCGTCGTCTTCGGCGACAGCCTCGTCGCGGGCTACGGCCTGCCAGCGAACCAGGCCCTTCCGCCCGTCCTGCAGGCGATGCTCGCGGAGAAGGGCGTCCGGGTGGAACTGGTGAATGCCGGCGTCTCGGGTGACACTGCCTCCGCTGGGCTCGCCCGGCTCGACTGGTCCATCCCGGACGACACGCAAGGGGTGATTCTCGAGCTCGGCGCCAACGACATGTTGCGCGGCATCGATCCCGCGGTGACGAAGGCTACCCTCGACAGCATCATCAAACGGCTGAAGGAGCGCAACATCCCCGTGCTGCTCGCGGGCATGCAGGCGGCTCCCAATCTCGGCGCCGACTATGTCCAGCGCTTCAATGCCATCTATCCGGAGCTTGCCAGGACGCATGGCCTGGCGCTTTATCCCTTTTTTCTCGAGGGGGTGGCTGGCAACACGTCGCTCAATCTTCCCGACGGACTTCATCCGACAGCCGAAGGCGTGCGGCGTATCGCGACGGCGATGTTGCCGACCGTCGAACAGTTCATCGCCTCTCTTCCCAAACGCTGACGGCAACTTGCCTGCGGCCCTTTCCACACTGAGATCAGCAACACGGGGACATCGCCCTTCCATGCGCTACACCAAACTCGGCCGCACCGGCCTCGACGTCAGCCGGATCTGTCTCGGCACGATGACCTTCGGCGACCAGAACACGAAGGCCGAAGGTTTCGCCCAGATGGACTATGCCGTCGAACGGGGCGTAAATTTCTTCGATACAGCCGAGCTTTATTCGGTGCCGCCGAAGCCGGAGACACAAGGCTCAACCGAGCGCATCGTCGGGGACTGGCTCTTGGAACGCGGGCAGCGCGACAAGATCATCCTTGCCACCAAGATCGTAGGACGCACCCCCAACACCTGGTTCCGGGAGGGCGGCCTACCCGGGGAACTGAACCGGGCCCAGATCCAGGAGGCGGTCGATAAAAGCCTCAAGCGCCTGAAGACGGACTATATCGATCTTTACCAGCTGCATTGGCCTGATCGCGCAGTCAGCCAATTCGGCTCCAACCCCACGATTTTCAAGGAAATGAGTGGGCCCGAGAATCCGATCCCCGAAATACTCGATGCCCTCAACGACATTGTCA
This portion of the Chelatococcus sp. YT9 genome encodes:
- a CDS encoding arylesterase, coding for MIFPAHAAEPPKIVVFGDSLVAGYGLPANQALPPVLQAMLAEKGVRVELVNAGVSGDTASAGLARLDWSIPDDTQGVILELGANDMLRGIDPAVTKATLDSIIKRLKERNIPVLLAGMQAAPNLGADYVQRFNAIYPELARTHGLALYPFFLEGVAGNTSLNLPDGLHPTAEGVRRIATAMLPTVEQFIASLPKR
- a CDS encoding ABC transporter ATP-binding protein, with amino-acid sequence MAIQLADVHLSLGHAAARVHILKGISLAVRPGEAIGLVGPSGSGKSTLLMTLAGLERADKGSVIVAGQELGNLDEDALARFRGRNIGIVFQSFHLVPTMTALENVALPIELAAGRDAFERAAASLERVGLGHRLSHYPSQLSGGEQQRVAIARATVGHPPILVADEPTGNLDEATGSSIVELLFELKRDRHATLVLVTHDPSLAARCDRVVHLRSGLVEADHASVNR